A genomic region of Dreissena polymorpha isolate Duluth1 chromosome 4, UMN_Dpol_1.0, whole genome shotgun sequence contains the following coding sequences:
- the LOC127878906 gene encoding GH3 domain-containing protein-like codes for MVFSAVDRYLSVTSVSWLGWYKRKKLEEATRDVKKAQHETLMQRIQENADTEYGKRFKFDQIKDRNDFVKHHPLTRYSHYEPYVERMMKGETNILTKDQPVIFAVTSGTSGKSAIIPMIKKQRDTFFTQGISIVYDCMRQAFPKQSSSQKDMKFFYTPQMRMADCGIPIGPNSSSPANSKRILSMYSTPKAGYEIITEPEAMYVHLLFGLKDKNLGIVEANFASLVYAACRSMDENWDLLVKDIESGKVSETLKIEDNIRKELNRSMSPDPKRAEELRSAKMNGMMGLAKRVWPKLNFVMTADSGTFEMYGHRLRDLHFKDVPLYSPLYAASEGLLGINIWPLERPSRYLLAPYSMFFEFIPVETAEEENPATLFMDQVEVDKTYELVITNPSGLYRYRFGDVVTVVGHHNTCPVIEFQYRQGQFLNVRAEKTSENTFYHALSASLRRSGVKMVDYCCAESVIVDQIESGKSSSTPCYHVFVELEKGETTNIQIPIDEELKSISYVYASFRRKGSISPIKVYIVRPGTFTELRTYMIENTTGSPNQYKVPRVLRKPDAVKFLMDRVDSCLL; via the exons ATGGTGTTCAGCGCAGTAGATCGATACTTGAGTGTGACCTCTGTCAGTTGGCTGGGCTGGTACAAGCGCAAGAAGCTAGAGGAGGCCACACGAGATGTCAAGAAAGCTCAGCATGAAACGCTCATGCAACGGATACAAGAAAATGCTGACACTGAATATGGCAAGAGGTTCAAATTTGATCAGATCAAAGATCGCAATGACTTTGTCAAGCATCATCCATTGACAAG GTATAGCCATTATGAGCCATATGTTGAGAGAATGATGAAAGGGGAAACAAACATTCTTACCAAAGATCAGCCGGTCATCTTTGCCGTCACCTCTGGCACCTCAGGAAAAAGCGCCATCATTCCAATGATCAAAAAGCAACGGGATACGTTCTTCACTCAAGGAATAAGCATTGTATACGACTGTATGAGGCAAGCCTTCCCAAAACAGAGTAGCTCACAGAAAGATATGAAGTTCTTCTACACGCCACAAATGCGAATGGCTGATTGTGGAATTCCAATTGGTCCCAACTCTTCGTCTCCAGCCAACTCGAAGCGTATCTTGAGCATGTATTCAACTCCGAAGGCAGGGTATGAAATCATAACTGAGCCCGAGGCTATGTATGTGCACTTGTTGTTTGGCCTGAAAGACAAGAACCTGGGAATAGTGGAGGCTAACTTTGCATCTTTGGTCTATGCTGCATGCAGGTCAATGGATGAGAATTGGGACTTATTAGTAAAGGACATTGAGTCAGGTAAAGTCAGTGAAACGCTGAAAATTGAGGATAATATTAGGAAAGAATTGAACCGGTCAATGTCACCTGATCCTAAACGGGCTGAGGAACTACGAAGTGCAAAAATGAACGGAATGATGGGACTGGCAAAAAGAGTCTGGCCAAAGCTCAACTTTGTCATGACGGCAGATTCAGGGACGTTTGAAATGTATGGTCACCGCTTGAGAGATCTACATTTCAAAGATGTACCATTGTATTCACCACTCTACGCCGCCTCTGAGGGGCTTTTGGGCATCAATATTTGGCCCCTGGAGAGACCAAGTCGCTATCTACTCGCTCCATATTCCATGTTCTTTGAGTTCATTCCCGTGGAGACGGCTGAGGAGGAAAATCCAGCTACTTTGTTTATGGATCag GTGGAGGTGGACAAGACGTATGAGCTGGTGATCACCAACCCTAGCGGCCTCTATCGCTACAGGTTCGGGGATGTTGTAACGGTCGTAGGACATCACAACACATGCCCTGTCATCGAATTCCAGTACAG ACAAGGCCAGTTTCTGAATGTGCGAGCAGAGAAGACCAGCGAGAACACATTCTACCATGCTTTGAGTGCTTCCCTACGTAGATCTGGTGTCAAGATGGTGGACTACTGTTGTGCAGAGAGCGTCATAGTGGATCAGATTGAGTCTG GCAAGAGTAGCTCCACACCATGCTACCATGTGTTTGTGGAACTGGAGAAAGGGGAGACAACTAACATACAGATCCCA ATTGATGAGGAATTGAAAAGCATATCATACGTTTACGCGTCGTTCCGTCGTAAAGGAAGCATAAGTCCAATCAAGGTGTACATCGTAAGACCGGGAACTTTTACAGAGCTGCGTACCTACATGATCGAGAACACGACTGGCTCACCCAATCAGTACAAAGTTCCACGAGTCCTTCGTAAACCAGACGCCGTAAAGTTTCTCATGGATAGAGTGGACAGTTGCCTATTGTGA